One window of Halichondria panicea chromosome 7, odHalPani1.1, whole genome shotgun sequence genomic DNA carries:
- the LOC135338899 gene encoding uncharacterized protein LOC135338899: MAARAKENSLFPMLTTSLVKCLRAVADTCHASVLETAFPGQLFASLVQLLLIREPSTQLDVALLWHRLVDHHANKDKIPLNTFVDVLLTATCTCIYTLPLCSDWVSLEAVGLSLGVVSKGFLSKTVNSLFTNLLELAKALCTSPANTLAFYQLVFLLTLEFSYQGLSDILVFLHQLQELAVKEKGLEAHHRVVLHATVAGVLHLASKISRNEVLKTHIDGVIAKRRETAPKLLPEAVFVTADEMDGGRDTGGVVSDEEVLSAVADDETLLFNLTEVDAKRTSPPPSSGKLGRDSLPELSNHFSVSLDYGPESPLNVDQISFNNLKEKVEIAISGEEGGVTGGQGEQSTDIVFHLTAGKDVAKPDVSFEAMVGQSSRGDDSIVFSDLAEILNTSVTSPVPIPGAMDSLASPQNAYDMELPSLH; this comes from the exons atggcggccagagccaaggaaaacagcctctt CCCCATGTTGACTACCTCCCTGGTCAAGTGTTTGAGGGCGGTGGCTGACACCTGTCACGCATCAGTGCTGGAGACGGCGTTCCCAGGGCAACTGTTCGCCTCCCTCGTTCAATTGCTCCTCATACGAGAGCCCAGCACACAGCTGGATGTGGCCCTACTCTGGCATCGTCTCGTAGATCACCATGCCAACAAGGACAAGATTCCTCTCAACACGTtcgtggatgtgt TgcttacagctacatgtacgtgtatttatACCCTCCCCTTGTGCAGTGATTGGGTGAGTCTGGAGGCTGTCGGGCTCTCACTGGGTGTGGTTTCGAAAGGATTCCTCTCTAAAACAGTCAACTCTCTCTTCACCAATCTCCTGGAACTGGCCAAAGCTCTCTGCACTAGCCCTGCTAACACACTCGCTTTCTACCAACTTGTATTTCTCCTGACACTGGAATTCTCTTATCAAGGGCTCTCGGATATACTGGTCTTCCTACACCAGCTGCAAGAGCTTGCTGTGAAGGAGAAAGGTCTTGAGGCACATCACAGAGTTGTGCTACATGCTACAGTGGCGGGTGTGCTGCATCTAGCGTCCAAGATTAGTCGAAATGAGGTACTCAAAACACACATCGATGGAGTGATTGCTAAGAGGAGGGAGACAGCTCCGAAGTTGCTTCCTGAGGCTGTGTTTGTGACTGCAGACGAAATGGATGGTGGGCGTGAtacagggggtgtggtctcagaTGAGGAGGTCCTGTCGGCTGTGGCTGATGATGAGACATTGTTGTTCAACCTAACTGAAGTAGACGCCAAGAGAACGTCTCCACCGCCCTCGTCAG GTAAACTGGGACGTGATAGTCTTCCTGAACTGTCCAATCACTTCTCTGTCTCCCTCGACTACGGCCCTGAATCTCCACTCAATGTCGACCAGATCAGCTTCAACAATCTCAAGGAGAAAGTGGAAATAGCCATCTCTGGCGAGGAGGGGGGCGTGACAGGCGGGCAGGGGGAGCAGTCAACGGATATAGTATTTCATTTGACTGCGGGTAAAGATGTGGCCAAGCCTGATGTGAGCTTTGAGGCCATGGTGGGACAGTCTTCTAGAGgg GATGACAGTATTGTGTTCTCTGATCTCGCGGAAATCCTCAACACAAG tgTGACCTCCCCTGTACCCATCCCTGGGGCAATGGACAGTCTCGCCTCACCGCAGAATGCTTATGATATGGAACTGCCCTCTCTACACTAG
- the LOC135338898 gene encoding protein NLRC5-like, with the protein MLLALKFWILTNGQDATFQALLLIILSLLKEDVAVRVCKYLSDKYSTTSCLPSRERVLLNHKLSSYRDYLQSCYRIQVSTSATQWPPVSTKKIFKLAMIQKEEIQRGRIDDEFVKLTITGKIDDILLLKTPVNLTNIFSEIGDRRNFVLIEGAPGSGKSTLALHICQEWAKGKLFQEFEIAILVKLRDPLVREAKTIADILPCIDTAMANKTETVIKSLYGKGVLWVLDGWDELPSDLPRDSIINKLIRPDMSQKGALHESAVIVTSRPSSSAELHPLVSSRVEVLGFTPHQLQQYFSECLNGDSQAVQTLLERIRENPVVEGSCYLPLNASIVVNCFLSVNHSLPTSNHGIFTSVVQSYLKRYLQEKLGKTTPVGDITSPDSLPSEIRTQTVQMYQLAYYGIEQNKATFTDGDLAALRITKEISNVGLLQTVPSIISDGHLVYYCFLHLSIQELLAAIHISLMSPKQQISVFQKLFGNPRFSAVFQFYAGITKLRTSRPILSLLPRFLCPVPATVFDLVRKVVKNEIEKEFEPKILLLSLINCLYEAEDSRLCLFVAYLLNHDLDLGYTTMNPIDCLSVGYFVSVCSNTSNGFTLHLISCSIGDQGCKYLARGLSKCSQSEISLNLSNNDFQEEGIHHIAEIIENTSSISELNLSNNTIGNSGLSTLCEALSTNTSLKSLKLYSCSLTISDDNGAALYQLLNTNNSLEHLHLSSNTVTSCRHIAAGLAVNKTLRTLRLSYCKLTNQSIEELSTGLINKIETLYIDGNDSITEDGMKTLARHLTTHCSELTLLYIPRHPRHLRSCIETVFRDTNKERKRNGLPEINVVAF; encoded by the exons ATGTTGCTGGCTTTAAAATTCTGGATACTGACCAACGGACAAGACGCCACTTtccaagctctgctactcatcatactctccctgctcaaagaagacgttgctgttcgagtgtgcaagtacttgtctgacaaat actccaccacctcgtgtctcccctcccgagagagggtcctgctgaaccacaagctgtcctcgtacagggactacctacaaagttGCTACAGAATACAAGTATCCACGtcagccacacaatggcctcccgtctcaacaaagaaaatttttaaactggccatgattcagaaggaggaaatacagagaggaagaatcgaTGATGAATTTGTTAAACTAACAATTACGGGGAAAATTGATGACATTTTACTTTTAAAGACTCCTGTTAACTTAACTAACATTTTTTCTGAGATTGGGGATAGacgaaactttgtgttgattgaaggagctcccggctctggcaagagcacccttgctctacacatttgtcaggagtgggcaaaggggaaactgttccaagagTTCGAAATTGCAATCCTCGTGAAACTAAGAGATCCACTTGTTAGAGAAGCAAAGACAATTGCTGACATACTTCCCTGCATTGATACGGCCATGGCTAACAAGACAGAGACAGTAATAAAATCACTGTATggcaaaggtgtactgtgggtgctggACGGATGGGACGAGCTTCCTTCTGACCTCCCTAGAGACTCAATCATCAACAAACTAATCCGACCAGACATGTCACAAAAAGGAGCCCTACACGAATCAGCTGTGATTGTAACATCTCGACCGTCATCTTCggctgagctccacccactagtctcgtccagggtggaggtgttggggttcactccacatCAACTACAACAATATTTTAGCGAGTGTCTGAATggtgactcacaagctgtgcagactctactggagagaattcgagagaacccagtggtagaaggtagctgctacctccccctcaatgcttccattgtCGTTAATTGCTTCCTTTCTGTAAACCACTCACTCCCCACATCCAACCACGGGATATTCACATCAGTTGTTCAGAGCTATCTCAAGAGATACCTCCAGGAGAAGTTGGGGAAGACCACTCCAGTGGGTGACATCACATCCCCAGACTCACTGCCCTCGGAAATCAGAACACAGACCGTACAAATGTATCAACTTGCATATTATGGGATTGAACAAAACAAAGCAACATTTACTGACGGAGATTTGGCCGCTCTTCGCATTACGAAGGAGATTTCAAACGTTGGATtattacaaactgttcccagTATCATTAGCGATGGTCATCTGGTGTACTACTGCTTTCTCCACCTgtctattcaagagctactaGCAGCAATCCACATATCTCTCATGTCTCCCAAGCAACAAATTTCTGTATTCCAGAAGCTCTTCGGGAATCCTCGATTCAGTGCAGTCTTCCAGTTTTATgctggtatcaccaaactgaGAACTAGTAGACCAATCCTCAGCTTGCTACCTCGATTCTTGTGTCCAGTTCCAGCCACTGTTTTTGATCTGGTCAGAAAGGTTGTAAAAAATGAGATAGAGAAAGAGTTTGAGCCGAAGATCCTTTTGTTGTCcctcatcaattgtttgtacgaagctgaagactcgcgactgtgtttgtttgtggCTTATCTTCTTAATCACGATTTAGATCTTGGTTacactacaatgaatcctATTGACTGCCTCTCTGTTGGATATTTCGTATCAGTTTGTTCCAACACCAGTAATGGATTCACACTGCACCTCATAAGTTGCTCTATTGGTGACCAAGGCTGCAAATATCTGGCCCGAGGGCTTTCCAAGTGTTCACAGAGTGAGATTAGTCTTAATCTTTCTAATAATGATTTTCAAGAAGAAGGGATACACCACATTGCTGAGATTATCGAGAACACTAGTTCAATATCTGAATTGAATTTGTCTAATAATACCATTGGTAACAGTGGACTTAGCACACTCTGTGAGGCCTTGTCAACtaacacatcattaaagaGCCTGAAACTGTACAGTTGCTCACTAACAATATCAGACGACAATGGTgctgccctctatcaacttctgaatacaaacaattccctcgAACATCTTCATTTGTCTAgtaacacagtgactagctgtcgtcacattgctgctggacttgcagtcaataagactctgagaaCGTTGAGATTGAGTTACTGTAAACTGACAaatcagagtatcgaggagctatcaactggactgatcaacaAGATTGAAACACTGTACATTGATGGTAATGActcaataacagaagatggaatgaagacgcttgccagacatctaaccacccactgctctgaactgacacTATTGTACATACCTAGACACCCTAGACACCTAAGATCCTGTATCGAGACAGTATTCAGGGACactaacaaagagaggaagagaaatggactacccGAGATCAATGTGGTTGCATTCTAA
- the LOC135339165 gene encoding uncharacterized protein LOC135339165 isoform X2 codes for MNMANIPSTSKVFAAPFKTSDLPTVKTKERKKTLVLIYFGGSEPVEIEATTVERALCELSTSMSFDIASKVIQDRKKRVLAPTTKLVNGGVYHLGNAPSTNHPSKHSHNPILTEVLKELKEIKAKLRQVQEEQQHSRKAIDTLKTMIEKNSHVFTVESTSWGVSLSSNLAKLFLMSESREIGDEAIKAQMRACMDMDDRADTEVLSLTLKWCKKRLSDMRIDERRKVLGRQPYKGFPLKKCSDLAKETVRTLKAPMDREIETAYTHNLALLRKYARENPIEAQQPGKLYKLFNKWVQHVYGTFSAISTDKWAQILLKENALVLTGMITYMYVYSSNMCISLQCQIAGIPKAENTQLQNIHFITCSNEMDCIDLAEGFIEDLVKLETEGIVVYDAHLQCEVLLIATVIALICDNPRASELTSHLGSAAKHYCRICMSNRDTTAHMISRRRSKEASLNQMGIINRAQTKSLAKQLQTKYGLYGQTNALFQLSVDLYKSTPIECLHTILLGAYKYLFKDLMQKATVFLKKSIAAKITAFPASGRTSSLSGGITRYYQSCVGRDFKALAEMAPFVLWEHLTCTERKIWLLLSEVFRAAYCEQVSAQTVENVKEVTKELVETVRHAKPELLLKPKFHLFLHLHESMQSFGPTMAYNTERCESFNGLMREHNLHTNRQSSSRDIAKRFAVMEQLYFLLNKGV; via the exons ATGAATATGGCAAACATTCCAAGTACATCTAAA GTATTTGCTGCTCCGTTCAAGACGTCAGACTTACCTACAGTCAAAACAAAAGAACGAAA GAAAACGTTGGTACTAATTTACTTTGGGGGTTCGGAACCTGTCGAAATCGAAGCCACCACAGTGGAGAGAGCTCTGTGTGAATTAAGCACAAGCATGAGTTTTGACATTGCAAGCAAAGTCATTCAAGACAGAAAGAAG AGGGTTCTGGCTCCTACAACGAAACTGGTCAATGGCGGGGTTTACCATCTGGGCAATGCACCCTCCACAAATCACCCAAGCAAGCACTCACACAATCCTATTCTGACA GAAGTGCTGAAGGAATTAAAGGAAATTAAAGCTAAACTAAGACAAGTGCAAGAAGAGCAACAACACAGCAGGAAGGCCATTGACACGTTAAAAACAATGATTGAGAAAAACTCTCACGTTTTTACCGTGGAAAGCACGTCGTGGGGT GTTTCTCTGAGTTCCAATTTGGCCAAACTCTTCCTAATGTCTGAAAGTAGAGAAATAGGAGACGAAGCCATCAAG gcACAAATGAGAGCATGTATGGACATGGATGATAGGGCAGACACGGAGGTACTGTCACTTACTCTAAAATGGTGCAAAAAAAGGTTGAGCGATATGCGTATCGACGAAAGGCGCAAG GTGCTAGGTCGCCAACCTTACAAAGGATTTCCCCTAAAGAAATGTAGCGACCTAGCTAAAGAGACTGTGAGAACTTTGAAGGCTCCCATGGACCGAGAGATTGAGACAGCATACACCCATAATTTAGCCCTGCTA AGAAAGTATGCAAGAGAAAACCCTATTGAGGCGCAACAACCGGGAAAGCTGTACAAACTATTTAATAAATGGGTACAACATGTTTATGGGACTTTTAGTGCCATATCTACTGATAAATGGGCACAGATACTCCTGAAGGAAAACGCACTAGTACTAACTGGTATgataacgtacatgtatgtgtacagcaGTAATATGTGTATCTCCTTACAGTGCCAGATTGCTG GGATCCCAAAGGCTGAAAACACACAGTTACAGAACATTCACTTCATCACCTGCTCAAACGAAATGGACTGTATTGACCTGGCTGAAGGCTTCATTGAGGACTTGGTGAAACTCGAGACGGAAGGGATCGTTGTGTATGATGCTCATCTCCAATGTGAAGTGCTGCTGATTGCTACAGTGATAGCGCTGATCTGTGACAATCCTCGTGCTTCAGAGCTCACCTCACACCTGGGTAGTGCAGCCAAACACTACTGTCGGATATGCATG AGTAACAGAGACACAACGGCTCACATGATATCCAGACGGCGCTCAAAGGAGGCATCACTAAATCAGATGGGGATCATCAACCGGGCACAAACAAAGTCTCTTGCTAAGCAATTGCAGACAAAATATGGCTTGTATGGTCAGACCAATGCACTCTTTCAGCTTTCGGTTGATTTGTACAA GAGCACCCCTATTGAATGTCTCCATACTATCCTCTTGGGTGCATACAAGTACCTCTTCAAAGACCTGATGCAGAAAGCCACAGTATTTTTGAAGAAGAGCATAGCTGCCAAAATAACAGCCTTCCCTGCATCAGGACGTACGTCATCTCTGTCCGGCGGTATCACCAGATACTACCAGTCCTGTGTTGGCAGGGATTTTAAGGCACTCGCAGAAATGGCACCATTTGTTCTTTGGGAACACCTCACCTGCACAGAGAGGAAGATCTGGTTACTCCTATCAGAG GTGTTCAGGGCAGCTTACTGTGAGCAAGTAAGTGCCCAGACTGTGGAGAATGTTAAGGAAGTGACCAAGGAGTTAGTTGAGACCGTGAGGCATGCCAAGCCGGAGTTGCTCCTTAAACCTAAGTTTCACCTTTTCCTACATTTACACGAGAGCATGCAGTCATTTGGACCAACAATGGCATACAACACGGAGAG GTGCGAAAGTTTCAATGGACTCATGCGTGAGCACAACCTGCACACCAATCGGCAGTCATCGAGTCGTGACATTGCCAAGAGATTTGCAGTGATGGAGCAACTCTACTTCCTACTGAACAAGGGTGTATAG
- the LOC135339165 gene encoding uncharacterized protein LOC135339165 isoform X1, which yields MNMANIPSTSKVFAAPFKTSDLPTVKTKERKKTLVLIYFGGSEPVEIEATTVERALCELSTSMSFDIASKVIQDRKKRVLAPTTKLVNGGVYHLGNAPSTNHPSKHSHNPILTEVLKELKEIKAKLRQVQEEQQHSRKAIDTLKTMIEKNSHVFTVESTSWGVSLSSNLAKLFLMSESREIGDEAIKAQMRACMDMDDRADTEVLSLTLKWCKKRLSDMRIDERRKVLGRQPYKGFPLKKCSDLAKETVRTLKAPMDREIETAYTHNLALLRKYARENPIEAQQPGKLYKLFNKWVQHVYGTFSAISTDKWAQILLKENALVLTGMITYMYVYSSNMCISLQCQIAGKYFEMLNLPHSCTTNTLGIPKAENTQLQNIHFITCSNEMDCIDLAEGFIEDLVKLETEGIVVYDAHLQCEVLLIATVIALICDNPRASELTSHLGSAAKHYCRICMSNRDTTAHMISRRRSKEASLNQMGIINRAQTKSLAKQLQTKYGLYGQTNALFQLSVDLYKSTPIECLHTILLGAYKYLFKDLMQKATVFLKKSIAAKITAFPASGRTSSLSGGITRYYQSCVGRDFKALAEMAPFVLWEHLTCTERKIWLLLSEVFRAAYCEQVSAQTVENVKEVTKELVETVRHAKPELLLKPKFHLFLHLHESMQSFGPTMAYNTERCESFNGLMREHNLHTNRQSSSRDIAKRFAVMEQLYFLLNKGV from the exons ATGAATATGGCAAACATTCCAAGTACATCTAAA GTATTTGCTGCTCCGTTCAAGACGTCAGACTTACCTACAGTCAAAACAAAAGAACGAAA GAAAACGTTGGTACTAATTTACTTTGGGGGTTCGGAACCTGTCGAAATCGAAGCCACCACAGTGGAGAGAGCTCTGTGTGAATTAAGCACAAGCATGAGTTTTGACATTGCAAGCAAAGTCATTCAAGACAGAAAGAAG AGGGTTCTGGCTCCTACAACGAAACTGGTCAATGGCGGGGTTTACCATCTGGGCAATGCACCCTCCACAAATCACCCAAGCAAGCACTCACACAATCCTATTCTGACA GAAGTGCTGAAGGAATTAAAGGAAATTAAAGCTAAACTAAGACAAGTGCAAGAAGAGCAACAACACAGCAGGAAGGCCATTGACACGTTAAAAACAATGATTGAGAAAAACTCTCACGTTTTTACCGTGGAAAGCACGTCGTGGGGT GTTTCTCTGAGTTCCAATTTGGCCAAACTCTTCCTAATGTCTGAAAGTAGAGAAATAGGAGACGAAGCCATCAAG gcACAAATGAGAGCATGTATGGACATGGATGATAGGGCAGACACGGAGGTACTGTCACTTACTCTAAAATGGTGCAAAAAAAGGTTGAGCGATATGCGTATCGACGAAAGGCGCAAG GTGCTAGGTCGCCAACCTTACAAAGGATTTCCCCTAAAGAAATGTAGCGACCTAGCTAAAGAGACTGTGAGAACTTTGAAGGCTCCCATGGACCGAGAGATTGAGACAGCATACACCCATAATTTAGCCCTGCTA AGAAAGTATGCAAGAGAAAACCCTATTGAGGCGCAACAACCGGGAAAGCTGTACAAACTATTTAATAAATGGGTACAACATGTTTATGGGACTTTTAGTGCCATATCTACTGATAAATGGGCACAGATACTCCTGAAGGAAAACGCACTAGTACTAACTGGTATgataacgtacatgtatgtgtacagcaGTAATATGTGTATCTCCTTACAGTGCCAGATTGCTGGTAAGTACTTTGAAATGTTAAACCTCCCACATTCATGTACTACCAATACCTTAGGGATCCCAAAGGCTGAAAACACACAGTTACAGAACATTCACTTCATCACCTGCTCAAACGAAATGGACTGTATTGACCTGGCTGAAGGCTTCATTGAGGACTTGGTGAAACTCGAGACGGAAGGGATCGTTGTGTATGATGCTCATCTCCAATGTGAAGTGCTGCTGATTGCTACAGTGATAGCGCTGATCTGTGACAATCCTCGTGCTTCAGAGCTCACCTCACACCTGGGTAGTGCAGCCAAACACTACTGTCGGATATGCATG AGTAACAGAGACACAACGGCTCACATGATATCCAGACGGCGCTCAAAGGAGGCATCACTAAATCAGATGGGGATCATCAACCGGGCACAAACAAAGTCTCTTGCTAAGCAATTGCAGACAAAATATGGCTTGTATGGTCAGACCAATGCACTCTTTCAGCTTTCGGTTGATTTGTACAA GAGCACCCCTATTGAATGTCTCCATACTATCCTCTTGGGTGCATACAAGTACCTCTTCAAAGACCTGATGCAGAAAGCCACAGTATTTTTGAAGAAGAGCATAGCTGCCAAAATAACAGCCTTCCCTGCATCAGGACGTACGTCATCTCTGTCCGGCGGTATCACCAGATACTACCAGTCCTGTGTTGGCAGGGATTTTAAGGCACTCGCAGAAATGGCACCATTTGTTCTTTGGGAACACCTCACCTGCACAGAGAGGAAGATCTGGTTACTCCTATCAGAG GTGTTCAGGGCAGCTTACTGTGAGCAAGTAAGTGCCCAGACTGTGGAGAATGTTAAGGAAGTGACCAAGGAGTTAGTTGAGACCGTGAGGCATGCCAAGCCGGAGTTGCTCCTTAAACCTAAGTTTCACCTTTTCCTACATTTACACGAGAGCATGCAGTCATTTGGACCAACAATGGCATACAACACGGAGAG GTGCGAAAGTTTCAATGGACTCATGCGTGAGCACAACCTGCACACCAATCGGCAGTCATCGAGTCGTGACATTGCCAAGAGATTTGCAGTGATGGAGCAACTCTACTTCCTACTGAACAAGGGTGTATAG
- the LOC135338900 gene encoding protein EFR3 homolog B-like, with the protein METCFCCPKPRYKRLVDRLFPEDPQTPTPVSANMDKLLFFAQTSPDHLDNIGEYLALRLRRSLQRERNGHVSVALQVTEKLLSACDSRKLQLIVDSYLDILHNMLETSNTELHIMATNSFVKFAEREEGNTPYHRQYDFLIHRFASLSLTKNVDDADKYHETRMAGLQGLRGVIKKIGRQDNLQMNIWDLDHMNKIVPPFLFNMHSHSVAQSRESGEIQPVLEEGDSLGGYSQDSLTELITFAGLSHIDSVLKPILQHFDLNKLWISDKEFTAGVYVIVVEAMQPPSVQYLIRTPKTPRRQDRYKVVQSLVDHLDTKVKESWETKQGILGTLSKCVTVAADSSLGPSVLDIFRTLVRHLRISIETVSEGPSDLTSSLTFQQSITITVGEFGGVCRSPSRLSQARYTGAHQLLCTRGLRGS; encoded by the exons ATGGAGACGTGCTTCTGCTGCCCCAAACCTCGCTACAAACGGCTGGTTGATAGGCTCTTCCCAGAGGACCCTCAAACACCCACACCTGTGTCTGCTAATATGGACAAGCTGCTCTTCTTTGCTCAAACCTCCCCTGACCATCTGGACAATATTGGAGAATACCTCGCTCTGAGACTGCGTCGGAGCCTGCAAAGAGAGAGAAATGG gcATGTGAGTGTGGCTCTGCAAGTGACGGAGAAGCTGCTGTCAGCCTGTGACTCACGAAAGCTCCAGTTGATTGTGGATAGCTACCTGGATATACTGCATAATATGCTGGAAACGAGCAACACAGAACTGCATATCATGGCCACCAATTCG tttgtgaAGTTTGCCGAGCGAGAAGAAGGGAACACCCCCTACCACAGACAGTACGACTTCCTCATCCACCGCTTTGCCTCTCTTAGCCTCACCAAGAATGTCGACGACGCCGATAAATATCACGA GACGCGGATGGCTGGATTGCAAGGGCTGAGGGGAGTGATAAAGAAGATTGGTCGGCAAGACAACCTCCAGATGAACATTTGGGACCTAGATCACATGAACAAGATagtgccgcccttcctcttcaATATGCACAGTCACAGTGTCGCCCAGTCAAG AGAGTCTGGTGAGATCCAGCCTGTTTTGGAGGAGGGGGACAGTCTGGGAGGGTACTCTCAGGATAGTCTCACTGAGCTCATCACTTTTGCCGGACTCTCTCACATCGATAGTGTCCTCAAGCCAATACTGCA ACACTTTGACCTAAACAAACTATGGATATCGGACAAGGAATTCACAGCTGGTGTGTACGTCATCGTCGTGGAAGCCATGcag ccccccagtgtacagtatctaataCGTACCCCCAAAACCCCCAGG agaCAGGATCGGTACAAGGTCGTCCAGTCGCTGGTGGACCACCTGGATACCAAGGTGAAGGAGTCCTGGGAGACCAAACAAGGGATCCTCGGCACACTCTCTAAGTGTGTTACCGTGGCAGCAGACAGCTCTCTAG GTCCGTCTGTACTGGATATATTTCGTACACTGGTCCGCCACCTCCGTATCTCCATAGAAACTGTTTCAGAAGGCCCCTCCGACCTCACGTCCTCTCTGACCTTTCAGCAATCCATCACTATCACTGTGGGGGAGTTTGGGGGAGTTTGCAGGAGTCCTTCCCGACTATCACAAGCCAGATATACTGGGGCTCATCAACTCTTATGTACCCGTGGCCTCAGGGGGTCTTGA